In Colletotrichum higginsianum IMI 349063 chromosome 1, whole genome shotgun sequence, one genomic interval encodes:
- a CDS encoding PHD-finger domain-containing protein, protein MSYGIDLTMFGPLAPEATATDQDAMNENMFVKDETEVQGEGIPPTSTRFTAQYAQMDAVGLSQPSITPVEAAPAGVQPASLEHEEPRLTTSAPTSAPTSAPSSYKRQFSPATSRYILSRLHQGSDRKLFSSAPNPRKDEPPAPSKTSDEGALHCPVDLSTLPQTLHLPDPTHKASSIIALSQPPSAGAKRKRAVGDEAARMSSNLPAYSEPEILRRPMPRPPLKRKRAKGDGNGHPMCTNCKRTSYTSANRIVLCSCGEAWHQLCHNPEISDEVAVDLHRFQCRTCEVEEKEHAKYQRQLALYREAKQEQAEWKKQHNDIERRREKRLATLPKFPKTEIVGFEAGNASPAERREYFGDLMQSDLVNLLIFSNELQPGLLADVLVSISKKHPELPIFGSPNWAQPKVPQQEAQRPRQNNPARPKASKQRSKTGGVRKILKTAPAEAADPAANEADDDDALPESWPKAGHGLYAKLKPEKEDPFLLDDNDEEAFSHFMVDPRGKQIMEPLRPAESRVAGEAALAEGSTVEVPLTQQGGQQAIGESSGTMVAIGKNTTEVQKRKKKPRTSSRSQQAVIDKDVYVISKELGGLEPWF, encoded by the exons ATGTCCTACGGCATCGATCTCACCATGTTCGGGCCACTGGCGCCCGAGGCCACGGCGACAGACCAGGATGCGATGAATGAGAATATGTTCGTCAAGGATGAGACCGAAGTCCAAGGGGAAGGCATCCCTCCAACGTCGACTCGTTTTACAGCCCAATATGCGCAAATGGATGCGGTAGGCCTTAGTCAACCGTCAATCACCCCCGTGGAGGCCGCCCCTGCAGGAGTTCAGCCTGCTTCACTTGAGCATGAAGAGCCACGTTTGACGACTTCTGCGCCGACTTCTGCGCCGACTTCTGCGCCATCTTCATACAAGCGCCAATTCTCTCCTGCCACCTCTCGGTACATCCTGAGCCGTCTCCACCAGGGAAGTGACAGGAAGCTGTTCTCATCAGCACCTAACCCACGGAAAGACGAGCCTCCTGCACCTTCAAAGACTAGCGACGAAGGTGCTCTGCACTGTCCCGTGGACTTGTCCACCCTGCCCCAGACGTTGCACTTGCCTGATCCCACGCACAAGGCTTCCTCAATAATCGCACTGAGCCAACCGCCCTCCGCCGGAGCCAAGCGGAAGCGAGCGGTAGGAGACGAGGCCGCACGGATGTCGTCAAATCTTCCTGCCTACTCAGAACCCGAGATTCTCAGGCGGCCGATGCCCAGGCCGCCCTTGAAGAGGAAGCGGGCCAAGGGTGACGGTAACGGCCACCCGATGTGCACGAACTGCAAGCGCACTTCTTACACCTCCGCCAACCGCATCGTCCTCTGCTCTTGCGGCGAGGCCTGGCACCAACTCTGCCACAACCCCGAGATCTCGGACgaagtcgccgtcgacctgcACCGGTTCCAGTGCCGCACCtgcgaggtcgaggagaaggagcatGCCAAGTACCAGCGCCAGCTTGCCCTGTATCGTGAGGCGAAACAGGAGCAGGCGGAGTGGAAGAAGCAGCACAACGACATTGAGCGGAGACGTGAGAAGCGCCTTGCTACGTTACCCAAGTTCCCCAAGACGGAGATCGTCGGCTTTGAGGCGGGCAACGCGAGTCCTGCGGAG AGACGAGAGTATTTTGGGGATCTGATGCAGAGCGACCTAGTCAACTTGCTTATCTTCAGCAATGAACTCCAACCGGGTCTCCTCGCAGACGTActcgtctccatctccaaaAAGCATCCGGAACTTCCCATCTTTGGGTCCCCCAACTGGGCGCAGCCGAAAGTC CCCCAGCAAGAAGCTCAACGTCCACGCCAAAATAACCCGGCGCGTCCCAAGGCCAGTAAGCAGCGCTCTAAGACGGGCGGCGTGCGCAAGATCCTGAAGACGGCACCGGCAGAGGCCGCTGACCCGGCAGCTAacgaggcggacgacgacgacgcgctgcCCGAGTCGTGGCCCAAggccggccacggccttTACGCGAAACTGAagcccgagaaggaggacccgttcctcctcgacgacaatGACGAGGAGGCGTTTAGCCACTTCATGGTAGACCCGCGAGGGAAGCAGATCATGGAGCCGCTG CGGCCCGCAGAGTCACGCGTCGCAGGGGAGGCGGCGTTGGCCGAGGGGAGCACCGTCGAGGTGCCTTTGACTCAGCAGGGAGGACAGCAGGCTATAGGAGAATCCTCTGGTACCATGGTGGCGATCGGAAAGAACACCACCGAGGtgcagaagaggaagaaaaaaccACGAACATCTAGCCGGAGCCAGCAGGCCGTCATCGACAAGGACGTCTACGTCATTTCGAAAGAGCTTGGAGGTTTGGAGCCGTGGTTTTGA
- a CDS encoding CoA-transferase family III, which produces MPRPTRRHPRQPDRGETGVGAGEPSGVLDDAGTVLQQHFPATTATIRQKLTMGNPSIGVSFRIVSRAARCRAVPSRLTSAGRRCYSSVPSSKLPLDGYRVLDMTRVLAGPYCTQILGDLGAEVIKVEHPVRGDDTRAWGPPYAAYKADSSKEGPGESAYFLAVNRNKKSLGLNFQHPDGTEILHGLVSKCDILVENYLPGTLRKYGMDYETLRAINPGLIYTSITGYGQTGPYSDRAGYDVMVEAEFGLMHITGSRDGEPVKVGVAVTDLTTGLYTSNSIMAALLARARTGKGQHIDVALSDCQTATLANIASSCLISGKKDSGRWGTAHPSIVPYKSFKTKDGDILFGGGNDRLYGILCEGLGRPEWRDDAKYRTNAQRVANRVELEALIEAVTVTRTTAEWLAVFEGRGMPYAAVNDVQGALGHEHTLARGMVVEMEHGECGPIRMVNTPVKYSDSEPRIRTAPPTLGQHTSEVLGEHLGLSEERIRSLKGSGVLG; this is translated from the exons ATGCCGAGGCCTACCCGACGGCATCCCCGCCAACCGGACCGGGGCGAGACCGGGGTCGGAGCTGGGGAGCCAAGTGGCGTCCTCGATGATGCCGGAACCGTGCTCCAACAACACTTTCCCGCAACGACAGCTACCATTCGTCAGAAGCTGACCATGGGCAATCCATCAATTGGGGTATCGTTCCGGATAGTCTCGCGCGCTGCGCGGTGCCGTGCGGTGCCGTCTCGTCTCACGAGCGCAGGGCGGCGCTGTTACTCGTCGGTGCCGAGCAGCAAATTGCCGCTTGATGGGTATCGAGTGCTGGACATGACGAGAGTCTTGGCCGGG CCGTACTGCACCCAAATCCTGGGAGACCTCGG CGCCGAGGTGATCAAGGTCGAGCATCCCGTACGGGGTGACGACACCCGAGCTTGGGGCCCGCCTTACGCGGCCTACAAAGCCGACTCGTCCAAAGAGGGACCCGGCGAGTCCGCCTACTTCCTGGCCGTCAACCGCAACAAAAAGTCGTTGGGGCTGAACTTCCAGCACCCGGACGGCACCGAGATCCTCCACGGGCTCGTGTCCAAGTgcgacatcctcgtcgagaacTACCTCCCGGGGACCCTGAGGAAGTACGGGATGGACTACGAGACCCTGCGCGCCATCAACCCGGGGCTCATCTACACCTCCATCACGGGCTACGGCCAGACGGGCCCGTACTCGGACCGCGCCGGCTACGACGTCAtggtcgaggccgagttcGGCCTCATGCACATCACCGGCagccgcgacggcgagcccgtCAAGGTCGGGGTCGCCGTGACGGACCTGACGACGGGGCTGTACACGAGCAACAGCATCATGGCCGCGCTGCTGGCGCGGGCGAGGACCGGGAAAGGGCAGCACATTGACGTGGCGTTGAGCGACTGccagacggcgacgctggccAACATTGCCAGCAGCTGCTTGATCAGCGGCAAGAAGGACTCGGGACGGTGGGGCACCGCGCACC CGTCGATCGTGCCGTACAAGTCCTTCAAGACCAAAGACGGCGACATcctcttcggcggcggcaacgaccGGCTCTACGGGATCCTCTGCGAGGGCCTCGGGCGGCCGGAGTGGAGGGACGACGCCAAGTACCGGACCAACGCGCAGCGGGTGGCCAACCgggtcgagctcgaggcgctgATCGaggcggtgacggtgacgaggacgacggcggagtGGCTGGCGGTGTTCGAGGGCCGGGGCATGCCGTACGCGGCGGTGAACGACGTGCAGGGCGCGCTGGGCCACGAGCACACGCTGGCGAGGGGCATGGTGGTAGAGATGGAGCACGGGGAGTGCGGGCCGATCAGGATGGTCAACACGCCGGTCAAGTACTCGGACAGCGAGCCGAGGATccggacggcgccgccgacgctggGGCAGCACACGAGCGAGGTGCTGGGGGAGCACCTGGGGCTATCGGAGGAGCGCATCAGGTCGTTGAAGGGCAGCGGGGTGCTGGGGTAG
- a CDS encoding CoA-transferase family III yields MAPLSLTSLLHAIASREASAANQPSSCAGSSGPCIEVICSWPLSGQYGLGQRVLYYALVATCVLARKAEWIRNVGLAAALILPAVAAVHGIVLAALHVDGSSNCLPDLLLRYQLTFCVRAYAGAIDLDVYGALQYCSIGILAGPVTVKLSTTYSNERGRNIIFLWTGLILAGLLSLAVEFYRAKSTPCFFDNAGNPISQDPGRFPYSEAMCGLTCSQENGPSSLLRTKAASEIFVVPVPTKLPLGNSMFLAAAECVPAILSLVSMWVKITNPDVENGRENEPIPGANGATFGNMKSINARIRDFLNAVEIPVFAGAVVAILIIGEINFSSPQMDYHTEPMGSIGQWGTILATGMAAFGSLYIYLAGMFMADQDDAPQEEARRSAHLTQKRSNEPHVEMEDYPVSPGDHGDPLARATSDGPESDQDQGYRRTISNALIKVNRFFGNKVQPSLQPDNYGNGVWPQIPGEMERNSRVTVTMDQFSMHNFRLSTSRDSHESYSGSEGGSVTPTAGSPTSREGSVVRASSRQERTARRYTEPSGSRPFAKNESMASSPTEPARVQRKTRSATLEVPTLRRF; encoded by the exons ATggcacctctctctctgacCTCGCTTTTGCACGCCATCGCCAGCCGAGAAGCCTCTGCCGCCAACCAGCCTTCGTCTTGTGCGGGCTCCAGCGGGCCCTGCATCGAAGTCATCTGTTCGTGGCCTTTGTCAGGTCAGTATGGTCTTGGCCAGAGAGTTCT TTACTACGCACTCGTGGCGACGTGCGTCCTCGCAAGGAAGGCCGAATGGATTAGAAACGTTGGTCTCGCAGCCGCTTTGATTCTGCCTGCCGTGGCGGCTGTGCATGGAATAGTCCTGGCGGCCTTGCACGTTGACGGTTCGTCTAACTGTTTGCCAGATCTTCTGCTGCGTTATCAACTGACGTTTTGTGTGCGCGCCTATGCAGGTGCCATCGATCTCGACGTCTATGGAGCGCTGCAGTATTGCTCGATAGGCATCCTGGCTGGCCCTGTGACGGTCAAGCTATCCACGACCTATTCAAATGAGCGAGGTCGCAACATCATTTTCTTGTGGACAGGGCTGATCCTGGCTG GTCTCTTGAGCCTGGCCGTCGAATTTTACCGTGCCAAATCGACACCATGCTTCTTCGACAATGCCGGCAATCCGATATCGCAGGACCCGGGTCGTTTCCCCTACAGCGAAGCTATGTGCGGTCTCACGTGTTCGCAGGAGAATGGCCCGTCGTCTCTTCTGAGGACCAAGGCCGCCAGCGAAATCTTTGTCGTGCCGGTACCCACTAAGCTCCCGCTCGGGAATTCCATGTtcctcgcggcggccgagtgcGTGCCCGCCATCCTCTCCCTGGTGTCCATGTGGGTCAAGATCACGAACCCGGATGTCGAGAATGGGCGCGAGAACGAACCGATTCCGGGCGCCAACGGGGCGACGTTCGGCAACATGAAGAGCATCAATGCCAGAATCAGGGATTTCCTCAACGCTGTGGAGATACCCGTGTTTGCTGGCGCCGTCGTAGCCATCCTTATTATCGGAGAGATAAACTTCTCCAGCCCTCAGATGGACTACCATACGGAGCCCATGGGTAGCATTG GCCAATGGGGCACTATCCTCGCAACTGGAATGGCGGCATTTGGCTCGTTGTACATCTATCTCGCGGGAATGTTCATGGCAGACCAAGACGACGCgccccaagaagaagcgaGGCGATCGGCCCACCTGACGCAAAAACGATCCAACGAACCGCACGTCGAGATGGAGGACTACCCAGTTAGCCCGGGGGACCACGGCGACCCCCTCGCCAGAGCCACGTCTGACGGCCCCGAGTCCGACCAGGACCAGGGCTACCGACGCACAATCTCCAACGCTCTCATAAAGGTCAACAGGTTCTTCGGCAACAAGGTACAGCCGTCGCTACAACCGGACAACTATGGTAATGGCGTGTGGCCCCAGATACCGGGGGAGATGGAACGCAACAGCCGGGTCACCGTGACGATGGACCAGTTCAGCATGCACAACTTTCGACTCTCCACGAGCCGAGACTCGCATGAGTCTTACTCGGGCAGTGAGGGTGGTTCGGTGACACCGACTGCTGGGTCGCCTACGTCAAGAGAGGGGTCCGTCGtaagggcgtcgtcgagacaaGAACGAACGGCCAGAAGATATACAGAACCGTCCGGATCCCGTCCTTTTGCGAAAAATGAGAGTATGGCGTCGTCGCCTACGGAACCAGCCAGGGTTCAGAGGAAGACGCGGAGTGCGACGCTGGAAGTGCCGACTTTGCGCCGCTTCTGA
- a CDS encoding Arsenite efflux transporter produces MDISTETSQIKEWRSIVTLIVFFLANVAVLFPFKLPLPVPVWAVHKTLDSLSALRIIPPRENDYHDAPQDGDQRRRRFVPLQFPVNSVTAPLIADLFLLAILAIGRKEVHDGTIGENGIFPIDIMIFFITLAYIAISIDASGLIRYLALKVLQWGGEVGHRLFFYLYAFFFCLGSFIGNDPIILSGTAFLAYMTRVSTNIKHPKAWIFTQFAIANISSAILVSSNPTNLVLAGAFQIKFIEYTANMVVPVVITAIVLFPFLLYVVFASERLIPYSIKMREAPNQTKSKPVNPNIPSAKGSAREESITQENTEQLIEEIMNPWLDKGGAAFGAVVMSATLVTVLAINAASVKTKNDEHFQVFWVTLPAAFIMLCWDLGFGWLRRDETRAIARGARDEGDRSRAGDLDLEHGDGGRRQSDTEMATMTSALPSQHWPRIHVDSAKDTNDTGKARVTDDEASPVSRDASMEMPDSSGPPVVTLTPADRVSEGSGTVTTKPSPQLASSTSTTVTDAQQLDGGIPSTTTTTSAREASHEMPLPAVLDPSPQGVLASSSTGLTDDEKRGEDLDEGRSRGHQGSHRDLAQPRSTLLSRYREGHRWMQMTFPTVMAVISHLPFALVPFAFAMFVLVQALVTKGWVPVFAYGWDHWVEKTGTIGAIGGMGFLSVILCNFAGTNIGTTILLSRVIQAWQQIHRENGVAISDRTFWGTVYSMALGVNYGAFSTAFSASLAGLLWRDILERKHIHIRRMEFARENVPIITIAMIVGCTVLVGEIYIIRKDAPYHL; encoded by the exons ATGGATATAAGTACCGAGACCAGCCAGATCAAGGAGTGGAGATCCATCGTCACactcatcgtcttcttcctcgcaA ACGTTGCTGTGCTGTTCCCCTTCAAGCTCCCATTGCCTGTTCCTGTGTGGGCTGTTCACAAGACCTTGGACAGTCTGAGCGCGCTGAGAATCATCCCTCCGAGGGAAAATGACTATCACGATGCGCCTCAGGATGGTGATCAGAGGAGAAGGCGTTTTGTGCCGCTCCAGTTCCCCGTGAACTCGGTCACGGCGCCCTTGATCGCCGACCTGttcctcctcgccatcctggCCATCGGCAGGAAAGAAGTCCATGACGGGACCATCGGAGAAAACGGCATCTTCCCCATCGATATCatgatcttcttcatcaccCTGGCATACATCGCCATCTCGATCGACGCTTCGGGCCTCATTCGCTACCTAGCTTTGAAGGTGCTCCAGTGGGGAGGAGAAGTCGGCCACAGGCTGTTCTTCTACCTGTACGCATTCTTCTTCTGCCTTGGGAGCTTCATCGGGAACGACCCTATCATCCTTTCCGGCACCGCCTTCCTCGCCTACATGACCAGGGTTTCAACCAACATCAAGCACCCGAAGGCCTGGATCTTCACACAGTTTGCTATCGCTAACATCTCATccgccatcctcgtctcCTCCAACCCCACCAACCTCGTCCTGGCCGGCGCCTTCCAGATCAAGTTCATCGAGTACACGGCCAACATGGTCGTCCCTGTCGTCATTACGGCCATTGTCCTGTTTCCCTTTCTGCTGtacgtcgtcttcgccagCGAAAGGCTCATCCCCTACTCCATCAAGATGCGTGAGGCACCAAATCAGACGAAATCAAAACCCGTCAACCCCAACATCCCGAGCGCCAAGGGTAGCGCGAGAGAGGAGAGCATCACGCAGGAGAACACGGAGCAGCTCATCGAAGAGATCATGAACCCCTGGCTCGAtaagggcggcgccgcctttGGTGCCGTCGTCATGTCGGCCACGCTCGTCACCGTGCTGgccatcaacgccgccagCGTCAAGACCAAGAACGACGAGCACTTCCAGGTCTTTTGGGTGACGTTACCGGCCGCTTTTATCATGCTCTGCTGGGACCTTGGGTTCGGATGGCTGCGTCGGGATGAGACGCGGGCGATTGCAAGAGGAGCCCGCGACGAAGGAGACAGGTCCAGAGCTGGGGATCTCGACCTTGAGCACGGCGATGGGGGGAGAAGGCAGTCGGATACGGAaatggcgacgatgacgtcCGCCTTGCCGTCGCAGCACTGGCCGCGAATCCATGTCGATTCCGCAAAGGACACCAACGACACAGGAAAGGCCCGAGTTACGGACGACGAAGCATCGCCCGTCAGCCGAGATGCAAGCATGGAGATGCCCGATTCGAGCGGCCCGCCTGTCGTCACCCTTACTCCAGCGGACCGGGTCTCGGAGGGTAGCGGCACCGTCACTACCAAACCCAGCCCGCAattggcctcgtcgacatcgacgacggtgacggacGCACAACAGTTGGACGGCGGGATAccttccaccaccaccaccaccagcgcGCGCGAAGCAAGCCACGAGATGCCGCTCCCCGCAGTCTTGGACCCCTCGCCGCAGGGAGTGCTGGCGTCATCGTCTACGGGACTAACGGATGACGAGAAGCGCGGCGAGGACCTCGATGAGGGTCGCTCGCGCGGTCACCAGGGATCACACAGAGACCTCGCGCAGCCGCGGTCGACGCTACTGTCACGTTACCGCGAAGGGCATCGCTGGATGCAGATGACGTTCCCTACCGTCATGGCAGTGATCTCGCACCTCCCGTTCGCGCTTGTACCGTTCGCCTTCGCCATGTTTGTCTTGGTACAGGCGCTGGTTACCAAGGGTTGGGTTCCGGTATTTGCGTACGGATGGGACCACTGGGTCGAGAAGACCGGCACCATCGGCGCCATAGGCGGCATGGGCTTTCTGTCCGTGATACTCTGCAAT TTCGCGGGCACCAACATCGGCACCACCATCCTCCTGTCCCGTGTGATACAGGCGTGGCAGCAGATCCACCGGGAGAACGGCGTGGCCATCAGCGACCGGACATTCTGGGGCACGGTGTACAGCATGGCGCTGGGGGTCAACTACGGCGCGTTTAGCACCGCCTTCAGCGCGTCGCTGGCGGGTCTGCTGTGGCGCGACATCCTCGAGCGGAAGCACATCCACATCCGGAGGATGGAGTTTGCGAGGGAGAATGTGCCCATCATCACGATCGCCATGATCGTCGGCTGCACCGTTCTGGTGGGGGAGATATATATCATAAGGAAAGACGCGCCGTATCACTTGTGA